The window CGACTGCAGTCACTAGACCAACGGCAGTTACTGCTGTGGCCTGGCCCTCGCTCTGGCCACACGGACCTCAGGACACAACAGGGGagcagcaaacttttttttattgcaaACGTGCCAGCAGTCCCAGGCAGCACCTGGGAACCGCGGaacctggggcctggggaggggactctTCTGACTGGCCTCCGCCTGCATCCACAGTGGGAGCCAGGCTGACCCCACCCTCAGGGTGTGGCCCCAGGACAGCCACCAAGAAACTCACCAGAAGGCTGAGGGCAAGAGGTCCAGGATGGAGGACTGGACCTGGGCCTggtgggagcaggagggaggaggaggggtgggctCTCCATAGCCTGTGACCCTCGGGTGTCATGGGGAGATCCAGCCCGGGCCCTGCCCAGTACCCAGGCCCTTCGGGCATTCAGGAGTCCGAGGCTGGGGAGGCGGACACGGGTAGACACCCCCGCCACTCCCAGCACACACAGCTTCGCAGGGCCTGGCCAGGCCCCGGTTCCCAGCAGCTGGCCTCCTCTGCTGCTACCCTCCGCCGGGCGGGGCCGCTCAGTGCACTGGGGGGGCCTCGGCAATGGCCTTCTCCACCCGCAGGTACCAGGGCTGGATGTGCGTGTGCCGCATCAGGTCGTCGAAGGCCTCCAGACCCTCCATCACCCGCAGCACGCCGTACACTGCCTGGGGTGGGGACAACGGACCTGAGGCCGGGCCAGATGGGCACAGCGGCCCCAGGGAGCACCCAGACCTGTCTGCTCCTCTGCCAGCTGTGTGCCCGGGGCCTGTCACATCCCCACTCAGACCTCGTAACCCACTGAAGGGTCAACTTTGCGCATGGGGCTTGAATGAGATGCACAGGATGGCTGTTGCCTGCTCCTTCTAGGCAGGAGTCCACCTCCGGTCTCCCTGGGGAAAATGTCCTCCTGGCTCTCAGGGCCTGAGATTTGGGAGGAGATCCCAGGACTCAACTCTAAGACCCAGGCCACTCTGGCTGTTgacctgctttgctcttccttGTTTTGGTGGCTGGGCTCGACCCCGGGCCTTGCGTGCCAGGCGCGCTCCACCACGGGGCCAGCCCAGCCTTGCAGGGCTGCTTCAGAGCTGCCACTGAAGCCAGGCAGTAAGACTTTGCCGGGTGGAAGCCTGGAGTCCCACCCAGACCTACCCAAGGCTGACCAACCCCAGGGAAGGCAGGGTGAGACGATGACGGGGACAGTCTCGGCCCTGATGCTGCCCTTGGGCCCCTGGATCCAGCCAGGCCTAAAACCCACCCCTCCCCTGGACTTGTCAGTTATGGGAACAGGACAGTTCCTTGTAGTCGGCTTTTCCCTTAGGCCACTCTGAGCTGGGTCTCTGCCCCTGAGCGGGGGCACACAGCTGCCTCTGGGTGGTCACAGCCATGGCCTGGGCTTTCCTTCCAGTCCCCCACCCCAAGGCCTCATCTGGGCACTGCCCGCCAGCACTACACCCACCAGGTCAGCGAGGTTGGGCGTCTGGCCCCCCATGAAGGGCCGGTCTCCGCCGACTGCTGCCACCCACTTGTTCGCCGCCTCATAGAGGTCCTCCCGCACGTCATCCCGGAGGTGGTGCCTGGCAGGAGCAGGGGGTCCCATCAGGAGGACGCTCCCTGGCCCAGGTGGAAGCGGGGCCTCCTCTGGGGAGTGGGAAGGCTGGGTGAGCAGGGAGGCCCCCACATGACGGGAGGCACCTGCAGAGATGTCCCAGATGGGGTAAGGGGCAGTGACTCACCCCGAGTATAGGAGTGGAGGAAGGCATGAGGCAGAgccctggcttcagtccccaAGGGGATCAGGCGTGCTGGACCCGTCCTGCCTTGCCTCCAGTGGCCCCAGTCACGCCTTGCCTCCTCTGGGCTCCATCCTGCCTGGCCTCCTCTGGGCCCCATCTCCCGCCATCCTCCCCAGGGGTTAACGGGACCAGCACACAGAGGGTCATGCCTCAGGGCACATGCACACGCCATCACCTGCTCTTGAGGCGCTTGCTGATGAGGTACATGGCGGCTGCGCCCGCGTATTTGGCCATGGTGCCCTCCAGGGCCCCGAACTTGCCCTCACGGACGATGTAGTCGAAGGAGGCCAGGGCCTCGGCAGGCGTGCGGTACACGTTGGGCGAGATGAGGTGCACCAGCCAGTCGTCCGCCCACTGCCGCCACTTCATCTCCTCCCTGCAGGCCCAAGAAGGACATCAGGGCAAGTGGACTTCCCGAGCCAGGGCCTGGAGTGCAGGAGCGGAAGGCTCCCCACAGCCTGCCCACACTCCCGGGGTGGTGGCCTCCCACGCTCTCCCACACAGTCCTCGCCACTACCCCAGGAGGCCCCGGTCCCACTCACGTCCTCGCCTCCTTGCCACCATACATGCGCTGGGCCTCCTTCTCATCCAGCATGAGCCAGTACTTGTTGCAGAACTCGGTCACCTCCTTGCCCTGGTCATTCATAGACTTCATGGGTGGGTAATAGGTGATGACCTCTTCCAGGGGCTGCCTGTGAGAGAGAGCCACATTCTCACCAGCTCcttccttctcctgtcccctggcCCACCAACCCAGCCTCACCCAGCCCAGCTGGAGCCAGGACTGACCCATAAAGGCTCTTCACCCTCATGAAGCAAAAAGGATTTGGGTTAGACACCGGGAGCAAGTCCCTGACAGAGGTCTCAGGGGAGGACAACACTGGCCcattctggaaatctcagcagcACCCACCCCCGCCTACCAGGGCTTCCCAGGGACTCCTTACCCAGACACCAAGTAGGTTTTGAGGGCACTGATAATGACAGAGGAATCGTTCAGTTGTTgctgaaagagaagaggaggtTTGGATCAAAGGTTCTGGCTGGAACTGGTAGGACCCACTGGCTCCTAAAAACAGACACCAGGGCTGTGAGTGAACTGGTTGTGTGGGACCTGAACCCTGTTTATCCACCCTCAAGGACTGGTCCCCAAAACCAATGCCCCCTGAGCTTGGCCCTCCCTTCCCTCAGGCCCTTTCTGCCTCAGGGCAACCAAGTGTGGCTaatggtgggggcaggagccGGGGACCCCTGTGTCTGGGCCCAGCCATGCACCACAGGGCCAGAGTCAACCCAAGACAGAGCAGGGTGGGGAGTCCCTGAGGCTCACCAAGCTGTCTCCGTCCTGGGCCACCAAGATGGGCACCTTCCTGTATGAGGAGAATTTGATCTCAGTCCGGCGCACAGGGTTCACCTCCACCACCTCGTAAGGCAGGGCATGGAAGTCCAGGAAGGCACGGACTTTGCTGCAGAAGGGACATGTCTTGTACTGGTACAGGGTCAGCTGCAGGCGGCTGGACAAGGAGAGCTGagggggagcagaggaggggcTTCTGAGGCCTGGCACCCCTGCCCAGGCCCCACCTGGGCAGACACCTTTCCCAGGGAGTCTTTTGAGTTGACCCTGAGAATACGGGGAGAACAGGGTGGCAGGCAGGGAAGGGGCTGCCGTGGCGGATGGCCCAGGTGTAGGCCGCCAGCTGGCAGGCCTCAGGGCAGGGCCAGCACCTGTGGAAGGTCTGCTTAGAAGAACCCTCCAGTGTCTCTGCCCAACACTGTGCAGACACTGACGGTCTCCCTCCAGTCCCAAAGGACGGTCCCAGGCTGTGCCTCTCTCCAGCGGCAGTGGACCAACCCCAGGGACCTCTGGGTGAGGGGACAGAGCTATTTGGTACCCAGGCCAGCACAATTCAGTTGGTCCATCTCAATTCTGCAAGGGGGAGGGCTGACCAGGGCCGCCAGGACCACCTCCCTCAGGGTTGGGTTCCCAGGGGAAACCCGGGACTGGACACAGGTGGGCAGGGTGCCACGCCTAAtccactccccaccccaggtCAGGAAAGGGGCATCCGAGTGAGGAGGGGGCTGTAGTGGTGCAGCCTACAAGCTCTCAGGGGTGGCTGAGTCACCACCCGGCTGGAGGGACACCTTCATTTCAGGGCCTGGAGTCAAAGGGTCACTAGTTCCATGAAAGTGCTGCTGCTTCAGACACAACGATTTCATGAGAAATACACACAGTTCTGGGCTAGTAAGCAGCAGTCgcgtccccattttacagatgaggaggctGCCGGTTGACACCTAAGGCCGAGTCGCTAGCCCAAGGTCACAAGCAGGCGGAGGAGGCGACTCCCGACCCCACTGGTTCCCAGGAGTCTAGTTTCGTCGCTGATCCCAGAATCTCCATCCACAGCCCAGCCAGGCCTTACCTGGGCGGCTGAGCGCTCGGCGCGGAGGTCCTGGGCGCGCAGGTGCCACCGTGCGGTGTGGTACAGCCCCAGGGCGCCCCCCAGGGCTAGCGCCGCCGCCCCCAGTAGCCGCGGGCTCCCCTTGCGGGCGGCGGCGGCAGGGGTCCCCGGGCCACCAGCAGCCCCCGCGAAGCCCGCCCGGCTCTGCGCGAGGAATGGTGGCCAGGGGCGGCCGCCCAGCCTCTCTGCCAACGCGCACCGACCGGGCCACAGCGCCCGAGCCGCCCCAGCCGCCCGCGCCGCCTGGGCCATGTTCGTTCCTCCGAAGCCACGGGCGGGCGCGCGAAACCAAGACGCGCAGGCTCGGGCTCTCCTTAAAGGGCCGGGTTCCGGAAGCCGGGCGGGTTGCCTAGGGTGATGGTGACGCCGAGCTGGGACCGGCAGCCCTATTCGGATTAGCCGTGTGTGCCAACCAGAGCCGCAGAAGTACACCCGGGGGTGTCTGGAAGCGACTCAAGGCCTCTGGCTTCCGAGGGTGCGTCTGCAACAGGTGTTGGCGGTGATCGGCGCGTACCTGCGTGCCAGCCTGCGATACGTGGTTAGCCTCTTCTGCAGTGTGCACCCATTCGAAAGAGATTGAATCCTGACGACCGTCAAGGAAAGGGCCCCGGCTTCAGTGAAGGCCGCGGTGGGGGCCCGACCCGAGGTGGCGGCGATTCGAGCTCTTTCTGCCCTCCCGAGTACACCTCTGCggtaacccaaaccataaacttTTCCAAACCCAAAGCGGGGCCTAGGAAACCACGTGTCTCAGGCAGCCCACGCGCAGCGCCGGCTGGCCGGCCCGGAGGCC is drawn from Urocitellus parryii isolate mUroPar1 chromosome 4, mUroPar1.hap1, whole genome shotgun sequence and contains these coding sequences:
- the Ptges2 gene encoding prostaglandin E synthase 2; this encodes MAQAARAAGAARALWPGRCALAERLGGRPWPPFLAQSRAGFAGAAGGPGTPAAAARKGSPRLLGAAALALGGALGLYHTARWHLRAQDLRAERSAAQLSLSSRLQLTLYQYKTCPFCSKVRAFLDFHALPYEVVEVNPVRRTEIKFSSYRKVPILVAQDGDSLQQLNDSSVIISALKTYLVSGQPLEEVITYYPPMKSMNDQGKEVTEFCNKYWLMLDEKEAQRMYGGKEARTEEMKWRQWADDWLVHLISPNVYRTPAEALASFDYIVREGKFGALEGTMAKYAGAAAMYLISKRLKSRHHLRDDVREDLYEAANKWVAAVGGDRPFMGGQTPNLADLAVYGVLRVMEGLEAFDDLMRHTHIQPWYLRVEKAIAEAPPVH